In Moorella sp. Hama-1, a single genomic region encodes these proteins:
- the atpE gene encoding ATP synthase F0 subunit C — MTALGFIGVGLAIGLAALGSALGQGIASRGALEGMARQPEASGDIRTTLLLALAFMEALTLFSFVIAILMWTKL; from the coding sequence ATGACGGCATTAGGTTTCATCGGCGTCGGCCTGGCCATCGGCCTGGCCGCCCTGGGTTCGGCCCTGGGTCAAGGTATCGCTTCGCGGGGTGCTCTGGAGGGTATGGCCCGCCAGCCCGAAGCCAGCGGTGACATTCGGACAACCCTGCTCCTGGCCCTGGCCTTTATGGAAGCCCTGACCCTCTTTTCCTTCGTTATTGCCATCCTCATGTGGACCAAGCTCTAA
- the atpB gene encoding F0F1 ATP synthase subunit A, with translation MGLRALGEIMAHVRPVEIFHLGPIPIYSTVVNTWIIMVLLLAGIFLATRKISFIPRGVQHVLEMLLEFFYGLLEEAMGKEGRRYLPLVATLFVFILSLNLSWFIPGMKPPTMDLSTTAAFAVTTIILVQLIGIRKLGLGGYIRHFFQPAPFLFPLNVIEELVKPVSLSLRLFGNLFGEEMVVTILFLMIPFLLPTPIMLLGVLMGTIQAFVFTLLTVTYIANFIHGH, from the coding sequence TTGGGTCTGCGCGCTCTGGGCGAGATTATGGCGCACGTCCGCCCGGTTGAAATCTTTCACCTGGGCCCAATTCCCATTTACTCTACCGTCGTTAACACCTGGATTATTATGGTCCTATTACTGGCCGGCATTTTCCTCGCGACCAGGAAAATTAGCTTTATTCCCCGGGGTGTTCAGCATGTTCTGGAGATGCTCCTGGAGTTTTTCTATGGCCTCCTGGAAGAGGCCATGGGTAAAGAGGGGCGGCGGTATTTACCCCTGGTGGCTACCCTCTTTGTCTTTATCTTGAGTCTGAACCTCTCCTGGTTTATCCCGGGCATGAAACCCCCCACCATGGACCTCTCCACCACGGCGGCCTTTGCCGTTACCACCATCATCCTGGTTCAGCTCATCGGCATCCGCAAGCTGGGCCTGGGGGGCTATATCCGGCATTTCTTCCAGCCGGCGCCCTTCCTCTTTCCTTTAAACGTTATCGAAGAACTGGTCAAACCGGTCTCCCTTTCCCTCCGTCTCTTCGGCAACCTGTTTGGCGAAGAGATGGTGGTTACTATTTTATTCCTGATGATACCTTTCCTGTTGCCGACCCCCATCATGCTTCTGGGAGTCCTAATGGGTACCATCCAGGCCTTTGTCTTTACCCTGTTGACGGTTACTTATATTGCTAACTTTATCCACGGGCATTAA
- a CDS encoding AtpZ/AtpI family protein has product MVAKKHNYWDYARYANVAFSFGVTLTAGILLGFYGGSWLDRRWGTAPWLMLAGILLGIGVGFYSMLKELRVLERDHRGRAADARDKERTKRD; this is encoded by the coding sequence ATGGTCGCTAAAAAACATAACTACTGGGATTACGCCAGGTATGCCAATGTAGCCTTTTCCTTCGGCGTTACCCTGACGGCAGGTATCCTCCTGGGGTTTTACGGGGGGAGCTGGCTGGATCGCCGCTGGGGCACTGCGCCCTGGCTGATGCTGGCCGGTATCCTGCTGGGCATCGGGGTTGGTTTTTACAGCATGCTGAAGGAACTGCGGGTCCTGGAGAGAGATCACAGGGGCAGGGCGGCCGATGCCAGGGATAAGGAACGGACAAAACGCGACTGA